In one window of Streptomyces roseofulvus DNA:
- a CDS encoding IclR family transcriptional regulator has protein sequence MAKNIQSLERAAAMLRLLAGGERRLGLSDIASSLGLAKGTAHGILRTLQAEGFVEQDGPSGRYQLGAELLRLGNSYLDVHELRARALVWTDDLARSSGESVHLGVLHQSGVLIVHHVFRPDDSRQVLEVGAMQPLHSTALGKVLSAYDPVAHSQAVEVAREPFTPRTVTELADFESLLDMTRARGWAADVEETWEGVASVAAPIHDRRRMPVGAVAVTGAVERVCPAGELRPELVAAVRDCARAVSRDLGAGRF, from the coding sequence ATGGCGAAGAACATCCAGTCGCTTGAACGGGCGGCGGCCATGCTGCGACTGCTCGCGGGCGGCGAGCGCCGGCTCGGACTGTCCGACATCGCGTCCTCGCTCGGGCTGGCCAAGGGCACCGCCCACGGCATCCTGCGCACCCTCCAGGCGGAGGGCTTCGTGGAGCAGGACGGCCCGTCGGGCCGGTACCAGCTGGGGGCCGAGCTGCTGCGACTCGGCAACAGCTATCTGGACGTGCACGAGCTGCGGGCGCGGGCGCTGGTGTGGACGGACGACCTGGCGCGGTCCAGCGGGGAGAGCGTGCACCTGGGGGTGCTGCACCAGTCGGGCGTGCTGATCGTGCACCACGTCTTCCGGCCGGACGACAGCCGCCAGGTCCTGGAGGTGGGCGCGATGCAGCCGCTGCACTCCACGGCGCTGGGCAAGGTGCTGTCGGCGTACGACCCGGTGGCGCACAGCCAGGCCGTGGAGGTCGCGCGCGAGCCGTTCACGCCGCGCACGGTCACCGAGCTGGCGGACTTCGAGTCGCTGCTCGACATGACGCGGGCGCGCGGCTGGGCGGCGGACGTGGAGGAGACCTGGGAGGGCGTGGCGTCGGTGGCGGCGCCCATCCACGACCGGCGCCGGATGCCGGTGGGCGCGGTGGCGGTGACCGGGGCGGTGGAGCGGGTCTGCCCGGCCGGGGAGCTGCGTCCGGAGCTGGTGGCGGCGGTGCGGGACTGCGCCCGGGCGGTCTCCCGGGACCTGGGGGCGGGCCGCTTCTGA
- a CDS encoding MIP/aquaporin family protein codes for MSSSDIFLGETIGTAVLILLGGGVCAAVTLKSSKARGAGWLAITFGWGFAVMTAVYMTASLSGAHLNPAVTVGIAVKTGEWGDVPVYVAGQMLGAMIGAALVWVAYYGQFLAHLTDPETVGDKPIEGPGPVLGIFSTGPEIRNTWQNLATEIIGTVVLVLAVLTQGLNDSGKGLGVLGALITAFVVVSIGLSLGGPTGYAINPARDLGPRIVHALLPLPNKGGSDWSYAWIPVVGPLVGGALAAGIYKLAFA; via the coding sequence GTGTCCAGCTCCGACATCTTCCTCGGCGAGACCATCGGTACCGCCGTACTCATTCTTCTCGGCGGCGGCGTGTGCGCCGCCGTGACGCTCAAGAGCTCCAAGGCCCGCGGGGCGGGCTGGCTCGCGATCACCTTCGGGTGGGGCTTCGCGGTCATGACCGCCGTCTACATGACCGCTTCCCTCTCCGGAGCCCATCTGAACCCGGCCGTCACGGTCGGCATCGCCGTCAAGACCGGCGAGTGGGGCGATGTGCCGGTCTACGTCGCCGGCCAGATGCTCGGCGCGATGATCGGCGCCGCCCTGGTCTGGGTCGCCTACTACGGGCAGTTCCTCGCCCACCTGACCGACCCGGAGACGGTCGGCGACAAGCCGATCGAGGGCCCCGGCCCCGTGCTCGGCATCTTCTCCACCGGCCCCGAGATCCGGAACACCTGGCAGAACCTCGCCACCGAGATCATCGGCACCGTCGTGCTCGTCCTCGCCGTGCTCACCCAGGGCCTCAACGACAGCGGCAAGGGCCTCGGCGTCCTCGGCGCCCTGATCACCGCCTTCGTCGTGGTCTCGATCGGCCTCTCGCTCGGCGGCCCGACCGGCTACGCGATCAACCCGGCGCGCGACCTCGGCCCCCGCATCGTGCACGCCCTGCTGCCGCTGCCGAACAAGGGCGGCTCCGACTGGAGCTACGCGTGGATCCCGGTCGTGGGACCGCTGGTCGGCGGAGCCCTCGCAGCGGGTATCTACAAGCTCGCGTTCGCCTGA
- the glpK gene encoding glycerol kinase GlpK produces the protein MTDAHTAGPFIAAIDQGTTSSRCIVFDKDGRIVSVDQKEHEQIFPKPGWVEHDATEIWTNVQEVVAGAIVKAGITAADVKAIGITNQRETTLMWDKHTGEPVHNALVWQDTRTDALCKELGRNVGQDRFRRETGLPLASYFSGPKVRWLLDNVEGLRERAERGDILFGTMDSWVIWNLTGGTQGGVHVTDVTNASRTLLMNLHEMAWDERILQSIDIPAAVLPEIRSSAEVYGTVKGGILDGVPVASALGDQQAALFGQTCFAEGEAKSTYGTGTFMLMNTGDKIINSYSGLLTTVGYQIGDKKPVYALEGSIAVTGSLVQWMRDQMGLIKSAAEIETLASSVEDNGGAYFVPAFSGLFAPYWRSDARGVIAGLTRYVTKAHIARAVLEATAWQTREITDAMTKDSGVELTALKVDGGMTSNNLLMQTLSDFLDAPVVRPMVAETTCLGAAYAAGLAVGFWPDTDALRANWRRAAEWTPRMDADKRDSEYKNWLKAVERSMGWLEEEK, from the coding sequence GTGACCGACGCCCACACCGCCGGCCCGTTCATCGCCGCCATCGACCAGGGCACCACCTCGTCCCGCTGCATCGTCTTCGACAAGGACGGCCGGATCGTCTCGGTCGACCAGAAGGAGCACGAGCAGATCTTCCCGAAGCCGGGCTGGGTCGAGCACGACGCCACCGAGATCTGGACCAACGTCCAGGAGGTCGTCGCCGGCGCCATCGTCAAGGCCGGCATCACCGCCGCCGACGTCAAGGCCATCGGCATCACCAACCAGCGCGAGACCACGCTGATGTGGGACAAGCACACCGGCGAGCCCGTCCACAACGCGCTCGTCTGGCAGGACACCCGCACCGACGCCCTCTGCAAGGAGCTCGGCCGCAACGTCGGCCAGGACCGCTTCCGCCGCGAGACCGGCCTCCCGCTCGCCTCCTACTTCTCCGGCCCGAAGGTCCGCTGGCTGCTCGACAACGTCGAGGGCCTGCGCGAGCGCGCCGAGCGCGGCGACATCCTCTTCGGCACCATGGACTCCTGGGTCATCTGGAACCTCACCGGCGGCACCCAGGGCGGCGTCCACGTCACCGACGTCACCAACGCCTCCCGCACCCTCCTGATGAACCTCCACGAGATGGCCTGGGACGAGCGCATCCTCCAGTCCATCGACATCCCGGCCGCCGTCCTCCCCGAGATCCGCTCCTCCGCCGAGGTGTACGGCACGGTCAAGGGCGGCATCCTCGACGGCGTCCCGGTCGCCTCCGCGCTCGGCGACCAGCAGGCCGCCCTCTTCGGCCAGACCTGTTTCGCCGAGGGCGAGGCCAAGTCCACGTACGGCACCGGCACCTTCATGCTGATGAACACCGGTGACAAGATCATCAACTCCTACAGCGGCCTGCTGACCACGGTCGGCTACCAGATCGGCGACAAGAAGCCGGTCTACGCCCTGGAGGGCTCCATCGCCGTCACCGGCTCGCTCGTGCAGTGGATGCGCGACCAGATGGGCCTGATCAAGTCCGCCGCCGAGATCGAGACCCTGGCCTCCTCCGTCGAGGACAACGGCGGCGCCTACTTCGTGCCCGCGTTCTCCGGCCTCTTCGCCCCGTACTGGCGCTCCGACGCCCGCGGTGTGATCGCCGGCCTCACCCGGTACGTCACCAAGGCGCACATCGCCCGTGCCGTCCTGGAGGCCACCGCCTGGCAGACCCGCGAGATCACCGACGCCATGACCAAGGACTCCGGCGTCGAGCTGACCGCGCTCAAGGTCGACGGCGGCATGACCTCCAACAACCTGCTGATGCAGACCCTCTCGGACTTCCTGGACGCCCCCGTGGTGCGCCCGATGGTCGCCGAGACCACCTGCCTCGGTGCCGCCTACGCCGCCGGCCTCGCCGTCGGCTTCTGGCCGGACACCGACGCGCTGCGCGCCAACTGGCGCCGTGCCGCGGAGTGGACCCCGCGCATGGACGCCGACAAGCGCGACAGCGAGTACAAGAACTGGCTCAAGGCCGTGGAGCGCTCCATGGGCTGGCTCGAAGAAGAGAAGTGA
- a CDS encoding glycerol-3-phosphate dehydrogenase/oxidase, which yields MTTPQTVPALGTHPAAGSLPTRAETREQLAKATYDLLVIGGGILGISTAWHAAQAGLRVALVDAGDFAGATSSASSKLLHGGLRYLQTGAVKLVAENHFERRAVSRQVAPHLSNPLTFYLPVYKGGPHGAAKLGAGVFAYSALSAFGDGVGHLLSPAKAAQDVPELRTDNLKAVAVYGDDQMNDARMALMTVRAAVDAGAVVLNHAEVTGLRFTKGRVTGAELRDRMSGEEFGVTARLVLNATGPWVDHLRRMEDPNAAPSIRLSKGAHLVLKRTAPWKAALATPIDKYRITFALPWEDMLLLGTTDEEYEGDPGEVAVTEKDTAQILDEAAFSIRDQQLDRSLITYAFAGLRVLPGGPGDTSKAKRETVVTEGRGGMLSVAGGKWTTFRHIGRTIMKKLEALPGHPLGEDYESVSTLPKRLPLPGIANPNAVAHRLLVDGPAPGPRMAADTAKHLATHYGSLSFDIARMANENPELARRIHPDAPEIWAQVAYARDHEWAETADDVLRRRTTLTIRGLATDEIRAGVDAMLRAK from the coding sequence ATGACCACCCCGCAGACCGTTCCCGCCCTCGGAACGCACCCGGCCGCCGGCTCGCTTCCGACCCGTGCCGAGACCAGAGAGCAGCTTGCCAAGGCGACGTACGACCTCCTGGTGATCGGCGGCGGCATCCTGGGCATCTCCACCGCCTGGCACGCCGCGCAGGCCGGTCTGCGGGTGGCCCTGGTGGACGCCGGCGACTTCGCCGGCGCCACCTCCTCGGCCTCCTCCAAGCTCCTCCACGGCGGCCTGCGCTACCTGCAGACCGGCGCCGTGAAGCTCGTCGCCGAGAACCACTTCGAGCGGCGCGCCGTCTCCCGGCAGGTCGCCCCCCACCTGTCCAACCCGCTCACCTTCTACCTGCCCGTCTACAAGGGCGGCCCGCACGGTGCCGCCAAGCTGGGCGCCGGCGTCTTCGCGTACTCCGCGCTGTCCGCCTTCGGCGACGGCGTCGGCCACCTCCTCTCCCCCGCCAAGGCGGCCCAGGACGTGCCCGAGCTGCGCACCGACAACCTCAAGGCCGTCGCCGTCTACGGCGACGACCAGATGAACGACGCCCGCATGGCGCTCATGACGGTCCGCGCGGCCGTCGACGCCGGCGCCGTCGTCCTCAACCACGCCGAGGTCACCGGGCTCCGCTTCACCAAGGGCCGGGTCACCGGCGCCGAGCTGAGGGACCGCATGTCCGGCGAGGAGTTCGGCGTCACCGCGCGGCTCGTCCTCAACGCCACCGGCCCCTGGGTAGACCACCTGCGCCGGATGGAGGACCCCAACGCGGCCCCCTCCATCCGCCTCTCCAAGGGCGCCCACCTGGTCCTCAAGCGGACCGCGCCGTGGAAGGCCGCCCTCGCCACCCCGATCGACAAGTACCGGATCACCTTCGCCCTCCCCTGGGAGGACATGCTCCTGCTCGGCACCACCGACGAGGAGTACGAGGGCGACCCGGGCGAGGTCGCGGTCACCGAGAAGGACACCGCCCAGATCCTGGACGAGGCCGCCTTCTCCATCCGCGACCAGCAGCTCGACCGCTCCCTCATCACCTACGCCTTCGCCGGCCTGCGGGTGCTCCCGGGCGGCCCCGGCGACACCTCCAAGGCCAAGCGCGAGACGGTCGTCACCGAGGGCCGCGGCGGGATGCTGTCGGTCGCCGGCGGCAAGTGGACCACCTTCCGCCACATCGGCCGCACCATCATGAAGAAGCTGGAGGCACTCCCCGGCCACCCGCTGGGCGAGGACTACGAGTCGGTCTCCACGCTCCCGAAGCGGCTGCCGCTGCCCGGCATCGCCAACCCGAACGCGGTCGCCCACCGGCTGCTCGTCGACGGCCCGGCCCCCGGCCCGCGGATGGCCGCCGACACCGCCAAGCACCTGGCCACGCACTACGGTTCGCTCTCCTTCGACATCGCCCGGATGGCGAACGAGAACCCGGAGCTGGCCCGCCGGATCCACCCGGACGCGCCGGAGATCTGGGCGCAGGTCGCCTACGCCCGCGACCACGAGTGGGCCGAGACGGCCGACGACGTGCTGCGCCGCCGCACCACCCTGACCATCCGCGGTCTCGCCACCGACGAGATCCGCGCCGGGGTCGACGCGATGCTGCGCGCGAAGTAG
- a CDS encoding LLM class flavin-dependent oxidoreductase, protein MKFQVLSIVPHSPHPLTGELPSAADRLEQVVTLGETAERLGFDAYAIGERHAGPFLSSAPTVLLAALAARTSRIRLLTGVTVVAVLDPVRVAEDYATLDQLSRGRLELVVGKGAEAGHFDLFGLDEARQWELQKEKYELLRRLWTEEDVDWEGASRPPLKGVTTIPRPYAGLPRIWHGSATSLHSPELAARHGDPLFTANAIQPREAYARLVAHYRERFEAYGHDPAHARVAAGSGGLLIADTPEQAVRRYKELYEAKVAQSFRPHLEGRVGYNTPFRTVEEAIADGPQLIGSPEQIAEKILGFHAHYGHDLQSVTVDAFGQSTAEQTETLERFAEEIAPVLRKEAPSTLWEV, encoded by the coding sequence ATGAAGTTTCAGGTGCTCTCGATCGTCCCCCACTCCCCGCACCCCCTCACTGGCGAACTGCCCTCCGCGGCGGACCGGTTGGAGCAGGTCGTGACCCTCGGCGAGACGGCCGAACGGCTCGGCTTCGACGCCTACGCCATCGGCGAGCGGCACGCCGGTCCGTTCCTCTCCTCGGCCCCGACCGTGCTGCTCGCCGCGCTCGCCGCCCGCACCTCCCGGATCCGCCTCCTCACCGGCGTCACCGTCGTCGCCGTCCTCGACCCGGTCCGGGTCGCCGAGGACTACGCCACCCTCGACCAGCTCTCCCGCGGCCGGCTCGAACTCGTCGTCGGCAAGGGCGCGGAGGCCGGCCACTTCGACCTCTTCGGCCTGGACGAGGCGCGCCAGTGGGAGCTCCAGAAGGAGAAGTACGAACTCCTGCGCCGGCTCTGGACGGAGGAGGACGTCGACTGGGAGGGCGCCTCCCGGCCGCCGCTGAAGGGGGTCACCACGATCCCCCGGCCGTACGCGGGTCTCCCGAGGATCTGGCACGGCTCGGCCACCAGCCTGCACTCCCCCGAACTCGCGGCCCGGCACGGCGACCCGCTCTTCACCGCCAACGCGATCCAGCCGCGCGAGGCGTACGCGCGGCTCGTCGCCCACTACCGCGAGCGGTTCGAGGCGTACGGGCACGACCCGGCGCACGCGCGCGTGGCGGCCGGTTCGGGCGGGCTGCTCATCGCGGACACCCCCGAGCAGGCCGTGCGGCGCTACAAGGAGCTGTACGAGGCGAAGGTGGCGCAGAGCTTCCGGCCGCACCTGGAGGGCCGGGTCGGGTACAACACCCCGTTCCGCACCGTCGAGGAGGCGATCGCGGACGGTCCGCAGCTCATCGGCTCCCCCGAGCAGATCGCGGAGAAGATCCTCGGCTTCCACGCCCACTACGGGCACGACCTGCAGTCGGTCACGGTGGACGCCTTCGGGCAGTCGACGGCCGAACAGACCGAGACCCTGGAGCGGTTCGCCGAGGAGATCGCGCCGGTGCTGAGGAAGGAGGCGCCGAGCACGCTCTGGGAGGTGTGA
- a CDS encoding PAC2 family protein — protein MIELEGVPELIDPVMVAAFEGWNDAGDAASTAVAHLDREWKGEVFAALDAEDYYDFQVNRPTVFLENGVRKITWPTTRLSVVRIGGDKPRDLVLVRGIEPSMRWRSFCNELLGFAHELGVEMVVILGALLGDTPHTRPVPVSGVTSDPDLARTMELEETRYEGPTGIVGILQEACTHAGVPAVSLWAAVPHYVSQPPNPKATLALLNRLEDLIGLRIPLGELPEDARAWQLGVDQLAAEDSEVAEYVQTLEEARDTAELPEASGEAIAREFERYLRRRDPGQGPGPGGPGVATESGDTSYLRDPGSGRTRPPKPEPGPEQSEQPEAPEAPGEDGEEN, from the coding sequence GTGATCGAGCTCGAGGGGGTACCCGAGCTGATCGACCCGGTCATGGTGGCCGCGTTCGAGGGCTGGAACGACGCCGGCGACGCCGCCTCCACCGCGGTCGCTCATCTGGACCGGGAATGGAAGGGCGAGGTCTTCGCGGCGCTCGACGCCGAGGACTACTACGACTTCCAGGTCAACCGGCCGACGGTGTTCCTGGAGAACGGCGTCCGGAAGATCACCTGGCCGACGACCCGGCTCTCCGTGGTCCGGATCGGCGGCGACAAGCCGCGCGACCTGGTCCTGGTCCGGGGCATCGAGCCCTCGATGCGCTGGCGCTCCTTCTGCAACGAGCTGCTGGGCTTCGCGCACGAGCTGGGCGTCGAGATGGTGGTCATCCTCGGCGCGCTGCTCGGCGACACCCCGCACACCCGTCCGGTGCCGGTCAGCGGGGTCACCTCCGACCCCGACCTGGCGCGGACGATGGAGCTGGAGGAGACCCGGTACGAGGGCCCGACGGGCATCGTCGGGATCCTCCAGGAGGCGTGCACCCACGCGGGCGTACCGGCCGTGAGCCTGTGGGCGGCGGTGCCGCACTACGTGTCGCAGCCGCCGAACCCCAAGGCGACGCTGGCGCTGCTGAACCGGCTGGAGGACCTGATCGGGCTGCGGATCCCGCTGGGCGAGCTGCCCGAGGACGCGCGCGCGTGGCAGCTGGGGGTGGACCAGCTGGCGGCGGAGGACAGCGAGGTCGCCGAGTACGTGCAGACGCTGGAGGAGGCCCGGGACACCGCGGAGCTCCCCGAGGCGTCGGGCGAGGCGATCGCCCGCGAGTTCGAGCGGTATCTGCGGCGGCGTGACCCGGGGCAGGGTCCGGGGCCGGGCGGTCCCGGGGTGGCGACGGAGAGCGGGGACACCTCGTACCTGCGCGATCCGGGCAGCGGCCGGACCCGCCCGCCGAAGCCGGAGCCCGGGCCGGAACAGTCGGAACAGCCGGAGGCGCCGGAGGCGCCCGGCGAGGACGGCGAGGAGAACTGA
- the mshC gene encoding cysteine--1-D-myo-inosityl 2-amino-2-deoxy-alpha-D-glucopyranoside ligase, with translation MHAWPASEVPALPGKGRDLRIHDTATGGRVTLAPGPVARIYVCGITPYDATHMGHAATYNAFDLVQRVWLDTKRQVHYVQNVTDVDDPLLERALRDDIDWVALAERETSLFREDMTALRMLPPRHYVGAVESIPSIVPLVERLRDSGAAYELDGDIYFSVEADPHFGEVSHYDTELMRHLSAERGGDPDRPGKKNPLDPMLWMAAREGEPSWDGGSLGAGRPGWHIECVAIALDHLGMGFDVQGGGSDLIFPHHEMGASHAQSLTGEFPMAKAYVHAGMVALHGEKMSKSKGNLVFVSALRREGVDPAAIRLALLAHHYRADWEWTDQVLQDAVDRLDRWRAAVSRPDGPSADALVEEVREALADDLDAPAALAAVDRWAARQEAGGGTDESAPGLVSRTVDALLGVAL, from the coding sequence ATGCATGCCTGGCCCGCTTCTGAGGTCCCCGCCCTTCCCGGCAAGGGCCGCGACCTCCGGATCCACGACACCGCGACCGGCGGACGAGTCACCCTCGCCCCCGGTCCCGTCGCCCGCATCTACGTCTGCGGCATCACGCCCTACGACGCGACCCACATGGGTCACGCGGCGACCTACAACGCGTTCGACCTCGTGCAGCGCGTGTGGCTCGACACCAAGCGGCAGGTGCACTACGTCCAGAACGTCACGGACGTCGACGACCCGCTCCTGGAGCGCGCCCTCCGCGACGACATCGACTGGGTCGCCCTCGCCGAGCGCGAGACCTCCCTCTTCCGCGAGGACATGACGGCCCTGCGGATGCTGCCCCCGCGCCACTACGTCGGCGCGGTCGAGTCGATACCCTCCATCGTCCCGCTGGTCGAGCGGCTCCGTGACTCCGGCGCGGCCTACGAGCTCGACGGCGACATCTACTTCTCCGTCGAGGCCGACCCGCACTTCGGCGAGGTCTCCCACTACGACACCGAGCTCATGCGGCACCTCTCCGCCGAGCGCGGCGGGGACCCGGACCGCCCGGGCAAGAAGAACCCGCTCGACCCGATGCTGTGGATGGCCGCCCGCGAGGGCGAGCCCAGCTGGGACGGCGGCAGCCTCGGCGCCGGCCGCCCCGGCTGGCACATCGAGTGCGTCGCCATCGCCCTCGACCACCTCGGCATGGGCTTCGACGTGCAGGGCGGCGGGTCCGACCTGATCTTCCCGCACCACGAGATGGGCGCCTCGCACGCCCAGTCCCTCACCGGCGAGTTCCCCATGGCCAAGGCGTACGTGCACGCCGGCATGGTCGCCCTGCACGGCGAGAAGATGTCCAAGTCCAAGGGCAACCTGGTCTTCGTCTCCGCGCTCCGGCGCGAGGGCGTCGACCCGGCCGCCATCCGGCTCGCCCTCCTCGCCCACCACTACCGCGCCGACTGGGAGTGGACCGACCAGGTCCTCCAGGACGCCGTCGACCGCCTGGACCGCTGGCGCGCCGCGGTCTCCCGGCCCGACGGCCCGTCCGCCGACGCCCTCGTCGAGGAGGTCCGCGAGGCCCTCGCGGACGACCTGGACGCCCCGGCCGCGCTCGCCGCGGTCGACCGCTGGGCCGCCCGCCAGGAGGCCGGCGGCGGCACCGACGAGTCCGCCCCCGGCCTCGTCTCCCGCACGGTCGACGCGCTCCTCGGCGTCGCGCTGTAA
- a CDS encoding SCO1664 family protein encodes MPPPERIPPRSMSSSPEYPQDTELLARGELTVRGQLREASNAVLYCTVAYEGREAACVYKPVAGERPLWDFPDGTLAEREVAAYELSEATGWGLVPPTVLRDGPYGEGMVQLWIEADPEARLLALTEDEEPGEGWRAIGPAEVGEGRTALLVHADTPGLRRLAVLDAVMNNGDRKGGHLLPAPGGRLYGIDHGVSFHVEDKLRTLLWGWAGQELPEEATAVLGALDAALAPGAPLATRLAELLTAAEVSAVRDRVAALLASGRHPEPSGQWPAIPWPPV; translated from the coding sequence CTGCCCCCGCCAGAACGGATACCGCCGCGGAGCATGAGCAGCAGCCCCGAGTACCCGCAGGACACCGAGCTGCTCGCGCGCGGTGAGCTGACCGTCCGGGGGCAGCTCCGCGAGGCATCCAACGCCGTGCTCTACTGCACGGTCGCCTACGAGGGCCGCGAGGCCGCCTGCGTCTACAAGCCGGTCGCGGGGGAGCGGCCCCTCTGGGACTTCCCCGACGGCACCCTCGCCGAGCGGGAGGTCGCCGCGTACGAGCTCTCCGAGGCCACCGGCTGGGGCCTGGTCCCGCCCACGGTGCTGCGGGACGGCCCGTACGGCGAGGGCATGGTCCAGCTCTGGATCGAGGCCGACCCGGAGGCACGGCTGCTCGCCCTCACCGAGGACGAGGAACCCGGCGAGGGCTGGCGCGCGATCGGACCCGCCGAGGTGGGGGAGGGCCGCACCGCGCTCCTCGTCCACGCCGACACCCCCGGACTGCGCCGGCTCGCCGTCCTCGACGCCGTGATGAACAACGGCGACCGCAAGGGCGGCCATCTGCTGCCCGCCCCCGGCGGCCGGCTCTACGGCATCGACCACGGCGTCTCCTTCCACGTCGAGGACAAGCTGCGCACCCTGCTGTGGGGCTGGGCGGGCCAGGAGCTGCCCGAGGAGGCCACCGCCGTCCTCGGGGCCCTCGACGCCGCCCTGGCGCCGGGAGCACCCCTCGCCACCCGCCTGGCGGAACTGCTCACGGCCGCCGAGGTGTCCGCCGTACGGGACCGGGTCGCGGCGCTGCTGGCCTCCGGGCGGCATCCGGAGCCCTCCGGTCAGTGGCCCGCGATCCCCTGGCCGCCGGTCTAG
- a CDS encoding DUF3090 domain-containing protein has product MSRQVFLYDPPERFVAGTVGLPGRRTFFLQASAAGRITSVALEKTQVAALAERIDELLDEVLRRTGGNAPVPAVAPADAADTAPLDTPVEEEFRVGTMALAWDGEEQRMIVEAQALVELDAESEEDLAAAEERLLQDEENGPPMLRVRLSGAQARAFAKRALDVVNAGRPPCPLCSLPLDPEGHVCPRQNGYRRGA; this is encoded by the coding sequence GTGTCCCGTCAGGTGTTCCTCTACGACCCACCGGAGCGTTTCGTGGCCGGCACGGTCGGGCTGCCTGGCCGCCGGACGTTCTTCCTCCAGGCGTCCGCGGCCGGCCGGATCACCAGCGTCGCCCTGGAGAAGACCCAGGTGGCGGCGCTCGCCGAGCGCATCGACGAACTCCTCGACGAGGTGCTGCGCCGCACCGGGGGCAACGCCCCGGTGCCCGCCGTGGCCCCCGCCGACGCCGCCGACACCGCCCCCCTCGACACCCCCGTCGAGGAGGAGTTCCGCGTCGGCACCATGGCGCTCGCCTGGGACGGCGAGGAGCAGCGCATGATCGTCGAGGCCCAGGCCCTCGTCGAACTCGACGCGGAGTCCGAGGAGGACCTCGCCGCGGCCGAGGAGCGGCTGCTCCAGGACGAGGAGAACGGCCCGCCGATGCTCCGCGTCCGCCTCAGCGGCGCCCAGGCCCGCGCCTTCGCCAAGCGGGCCCTGGACGTGGTCAACGCCGGCCGCCCGCCGTGCCCGCTGTGCAGCCTCCCGCTCGACCCGGAGGGCCACGTCTGCCCCCGCCAGAACGGATACCGCCGCGGAGCATGA
- a CDS encoding histidine phosphatase family protein — translation MATLILVRHGRSTANTSGLLAGRTPGVALDERGAAQAAALPARLAGIPLAAAVSSPLQRCRETLQPLLDARPDLPFHLEDRINECDYGDWSGRKLSELNDEPLMEVVQAHASAAAFPGGESMRAMQTRAVEAVRDWNARIDAEHGEDAVYAMCSHGDIIKSLVADALGLHLDLFQRIHVDPCSLTVIRYTRLRPFLVRLGDTGDLAALAPREAPDTSGTAEVGGGAGAP, via the coding sequence ATGGCCACGCTGATCCTCGTCCGGCACGGACGCTCCACCGCCAACACCTCCGGACTGCTCGCCGGGCGCACGCCGGGCGTGGCGCTCGACGAGCGCGGCGCCGCGCAGGCCGCCGCGCTGCCCGCCCGGCTCGCCGGGATCCCGCTCGCCGCGGCCGTCTCCAGCCCCCTCCAGCGCTGCCGGGAGACCCTCCAGCCGCTCCTGGACGCCCGCCCGGACCTCCCCTTCCACCTCGAGGACCGGATCAACGAGTGCGACTACGGCGACTGGTCGGGCCGCAAGCTCAGCGAACTCAACGACGAACCGCTGATGGAGGTCGTCCAGGCGCACGCCTCCGCCGCCGCCTTCCCCGGCGGCGAGTCCATGCGCGCCATGCAGACCCGGGCCGTCGAGGCGGTCCGCGACTGGAACGCCCGGATCGACGCCGAGCACGGCGAGGACGCCGTCTACGCCATGTGCTCCCACGGCGACATCATCAAGTCCCTCGTCGCCGACGCCCTCGGCCTCCACCTCGACCTCTTCCAGCGGATCCACGTCGACCCCTGCTCGCTCACCGTGATCCGCTACACCCGGCTCCGCCCCTTCCTGGTCCGCCTCGGTGACACCGGAGACCTCGCCGCCCTGGCCCCCCGGGAGGCCCCCGACACCAGCGGGACGGCCGAGGTGGGGGGCGGCGCGGGCGCACCGTGA